A single window of Streptococcus cristatus ATCC 51100 DNA harbors:
- a CDS encoding phosphatidylserine decarboxylase, protein MVKVYQRRTGQVVEPTEYKSSLLDKLYGTAWGRFLLPILTRPSLSYLLTLKDYTPFSRKKIAAFVENYQLNLADYEDGPYSSFAAFFQRRIKPALRPICPDRQVLAVADAKLEAFTISQDLQLTIKGQTYRLADLLLDEELAQLFSGGTALVYRLGVEDLHRYLAAESGRITQRQKIKGRLHTVRQVAQKWRLIYKENKREYCLLDTDLGPVLQMEVGALLVGRIYNHSQDSLVRGQEKGCFGLGGSTILVLYPTGTIRLDQDILTYSDLGIETQIQMGEKIGEKLCLND, encoded by the coding sequence ATGGTTAAGGTCTATCAGAGAAGGACTGGCCAAGTAGTGGAACCGACAGAATACAAGTCGAGTCTGTTAGACAAGCTTTATGGTACTGCTTGGGGTCGCTTCTTATTGCCTATCTTGACCCGACCTAGCCTGTCTTATCTTCTGACTTTGAAAGACTACACTCCTTTTTCTCGCAAGAAAATAGCAGCTTTTGTGGAAAATTATCAGCTGAATCTGGCTGACTATGAAGATGGCCCCTATTCTAGCTTCGCGGCTTTCTTCCAGCGAAGAATCAAGCCCGCTCTGCGTCCAATCTGTCCTGACCGTCAAGTACTGGCAGTGGCAGATGCCAAGCTAGAAGCTTTTACCATCAGTCAGGACTTGCAGCTGACGATAAAGGGGCAGACATACAGGCTAGCTGATTTACTGCTGGATGAGGAGTTGGCTCAGCTGTTCAGTGGCGGAACAGCGCTTGTCTATCGTTTGGGAGTGGAAGACCTGCACCGCTATCTGGCAGCTGAATCCGGCAGAATTACCCAAAGACAAAAAATCAAGGGCCGCCTGCATACGGTCAGGCAGGTAGCCCAGAAGTGGCGCCTGATTTACAAGGAAAATAAAAGAGAATACTGTCTTTTAGATACCGACCTAGGACCTGTCCTGCAGATGGAAGTAGGGGCTCTCTTGGTCGGAAGAATATACAATCACAGTCAGGACAGTTTGGTCAGGGGGCAGGAGAAGGGTTGCTTTGGTCTGGGCGGCTCAACCATTCTTGTTCTCTATCCGACAGGCACGATTCGCTTGGATCAGGATATCCTGACTTACTCAGACCTCGGAATAGAAACCCAGATTCAAATGGGTGAAAAGATTGGAGAAAAGCTATGTTTAAACGATTAG
- a CDS encoding CDP-alcohol phosphatidyltransferase family protein, with translation MKKNEPLFIGEYDKSVILTYIGAAFALLAVYAVIQSQLRLAMMAFIVSGICDLFDGVVARRMKRTESQKRFGIEIDSLCDMISFAALPAVLLMTQLPLGAANIILAVLYVLAAVTRLAHFNRLAKHDEGSGSYFIGLPVTYSALFFPLTYLVCQWMAPALFAWVWLGLSLLLTFLFVYNCRIPKPNKLAYLAFAILAVASLIGLGVLPHG, from the coding sequence ATGAAGAAGAATGAACCTTTGTTTATCGGTGAATACGATAAATCTGTTATCCTGACCTATATTGGCGCTGCTTTTGCACTGTTGGCAGTCTATGCCGTCATTCAGTCCCAGCTGCGTCTGGCCATGATGGCCTTTATCGTTAGCGGTATCTGTGACCTCTTTGATGGCGTGGTGGCGCGACGGATGAAGCGGACTGAAAGTCAGAAGCGCTTCGGCATTGAGATTGATTCGCTCTGCGACATGATTAGCTTTGCGGCTCTTCCGGCTGTGCTCCTCATGACCCAGCTACCCTTGGGAGCGGCCAATATCATCTTGGCTGTTCTCTATGTCTTGGCTGCGGTCACGCGCTTGGCGCATTTTAACCGCTTGGCCAAGCATGATGAAGGATCTGGCTCTTATTTTATCGGCTTGCCCGTGACTTACAGCGCCCTCTTTTTCCCTCTGACCTATCTGGTCTGTCAATGGATGGCGCCTGCTCTATTTGCTTGGGTATGGCTGGGCCTGTCTCTTTTGCTGACCTTTCTATTTGTCTACAACTGCCGCATTCCCAAGCCTAATAAACTGGCCTATCTAGCCTTCGCGATTTTAGCTGTTGCAAGTCTGATTGGTCTGGGGGTTCTCCCCCATGGTTAA
- a CDS encoding PEP/pyruvate-binding domain-containing protein: MKELWLEKEPSAVYGGKINQLISLCQLGFSVPKSLILPADQVMTWLRAALPEYSKQGLKELIELGKEEIAERLQHYPLDPTWQEELANFCQENQTYIVRSSALLEDGQVMSFAGQYDSIGNCRTLSEIEQGIRSCLLSLFNPEALAYWQRQDLADKDFAMAVLIQEQIEPDFSGVCFSLDVATNQDQTILLEYVKGSADILVSGQVNPEQLTLPWYKPDWSQCENVEISLAVLQKLHEQVLQIVAYFGRPMDIEWCAVQEQVYLLQARPITTVPTRIDSGRWTTANFRDGGVAAQPCPNLMWSLYRHSWQEALSSFLLAIGLEPDGVMPPLMRLHYARPFWNLGVVKQGMEQIPGYIERDFDDELGVNKDYQGQGFTSKLSPALLLNFLQVALKTQKVTKTFLHQAPQKLQELRQQFTRLNQEIGELNDQSPLHQVESLWQFVLNQAYLDSEVTYFWQAYINTVQLSMKKTSLLKWLTVDEFFQLIAKLGNVSHTKPLAKMLEAADLVLADEKLTNDWLKLSVEELQGLAAQYPERADFIKIQDFQKDFGYHSARELDLRVASYEEAAHQVLTAVQQLVVDSAYYQAAKASFSPVSESELDLAHLSRSKQKKIEKISQDLRNLLWWREEFKDISTRYYHLIRQISLKLGRAYEKRGFLKNKQDIFYIKKESLTAFMEGQKTADQLQEEAADNRHYCQAYRNFGPVGDLTDKEMSLEEVVHESQALLTGMPASSGQVTGRVRVLLDLADIETIEPGEILVTRYTDTGWSYVFGILGGLVTEYGGVLCHASIVARECGIPALVCAKNATQLLETGMLVTLDGRRGEIRIHEEE; encoded by the coding sequence ATGAAAGAACTATGGCTGGAAAAAGAGCCTTCGGCCGTCTATGGCGGTAAAATCAATCAGTTAATCAGCCTCTGTCAACTGGGGTTTTCGGTTCCTAAGAGTTTGATTTTGCCCGCGGACCAAGTCATGACTTGGCTAAGAGCAGCTCTGCCAGAATACTCAAAACAGGGACTTAAAGAATTAATTGAACTGGGCAAAGAGGAAATTGCGGAGCGTTTACAGCACTATCCCTTGGACCCAACTTGGCAGGAGGAGTTGGCAAACTTTTGTCAAGAAAACCAAACCTATATTGTTCGCAGCAGTGCCCTTTTAGAAGACGGACAGGTCATGTCATTTGCCGGTCAATATGACTCGATTGGCAATTGCCGGACACTGTCAGAAATTGAGCAGGGCATTCGGTCTTGTCTGCTCTCCCTCTTTAATCCAGAAGCTTTGGCCTACTGGCAGCGTCAGGATCTTGCTGATAAGGATTTTGCCATGGCAGTGCTGATTCAGGAGCAGATAGAACCTGACTTCAGCGGCGTCTGCTTTTCCCTAGACGTAGCGACTAATCAGGACCAGACCATTCTGTTGGAGTATGTAAAAGGATCGGCTGATATCTTGGTTAGTGGTCAAGTCAATCCTGAGCAGCTGACACTTCCTTGGTACAAGCCAGACTGGAGCCAGTGTGAAAATGTTGAAATCTCTCTGGCAGTCTTGCAGAAGCTGCACGAGCAAGTTTTGCAGATTGTAGCGTATTTTGGTCGGCCTATGGATATTGAGTGGTGTGCTGTCCAAGAGCAAGTCTATCTGCTGCAGGCTCGGCCCATCACAACAGTACCAACTAGAATTGACAGTGGCCGCTGGACGACAGCTAATTTTCGGGATGGAGGAGTGGCGGCTCAGCCTTGTCCCAACTTGATGTGGAGCCTTTACCGCCATTCTTGGCAAGAGGCCCTTTCTAGCTTTTTGCTGGCAATTGGCCTAGAGCCAGATGGTGTGATGCCACCGCTGATGCGTCTGCACTATGCCCGGCCCTTCTGGAACTTAGGTGTGGTCAAGCAAGGCATGGAGCAGATTCCGGGCTATATTGAGCGAGACTTTGATGATGAGCTAGGAGTTAATAAAGACTACCAAGGTCAAGGTTTTACCAGTAAATTAAGTCCAGCCTTGCTCTTGAATTTCCTGCAGGTAGCTTTGAAAACGCAAAAAGTAACTAAGACTTTTCTGCATCAGGCACCACAGAAGCTTCAAGAGCTGCGCCAGCAATTTACCCGCTTGAATCAAGAAATAGGAGAACTGAACGACCAAAGCCCGCTACATCAGGTCGAGAGTCTTTGGCAGTTCGTGCTAAATCAGGCTTATTTAGACAGTGAGGTAACTTATTTCTGGCAGGCCTACATCAATACGGTCCAGCTGTCCATGAAAAAGACCAGTCTCCTCAAATGGCTGACGGTTGATGAATTTTTCCAACTGATAGCTAAGTTGGGAAATGTTTCGCATACCAAGCCTCTAGCTAAGATGTTGGAAGCTGCGGATCTTGTTTTGGCAGATGAGAAACTGACAAACGATTGGTTGAAGCTATCGGTGGAAGAGTTGCAGGGACTTGCAGCGCAATATCCTGAGCGAGCAGATTTTATTAAGATTCAGGATTTCCAAAAGGACTTTGGCTATCACTCGGCACGGGAGCTGGACTTGCGAGTAGCTAGTTATGAAGAAGCTGCTCATCAGGTTTTGACAGCGGTCCAACAGTTAGTTGTTGATTCAGCGTATTACCAAGCGGCCAAAGCTTCGTTCAGTCCTGTCTCAGAGTCTGAGCTGGATTTGGCTCATCTATCTCGATCCAAGCAGAAAAAGATAGAAAAAATCAGTCAAGACCTGCGGAACTTGCTCTGGTGGCGAGAGGAGTTCAAGGATATTTCCACGCGCTATTACCACCTCATTCGTCAGATTAGCCTCAAACTCGGCCGAGCCTATGAAAAGCGAGGCTTTCTGAAAAATAAACAAGATATTTTTTACATTAAGAAAGAAAGTCTGACTGCCTTTATGGAAGGGCAAAAGACTGCAGACCAGCTTCAAGAAGAAGCAGCTGATAATCGGCATTATTGCCAGGCCTATCGGAATTTTGGGCCAGTGGGTGATTTGACCGACAAAGAGATGAGCTTGGAAGAGGTGGTCCATGAGAGTCAGGCCCTGCTGACGGGAATGCCAGCCAGCAGCGGTCAGGTAACCGGTCGGGTTCGAGTCCTCCTGGATCTGGCTGATATTGAGACGATTGAACCGGGAGAAATTCTTGTCACTCGCTATACAGATACGGGCTGGAGCTATGTTTTTGGTATTCTAGGCGGTCTTGTGACAGAGTACGGTGGGGTTCTCTGCCATGCCTCTATTGTCGCTCGGGAATGTGGGATTCCAGCTCTGGTCTGCGCCAAGAATGCGACTCAGCTGCTAGAAACTGGCATGCTGGTTACTCTAGATGGAAGAAGAGGAGAAATAAGAATTCATGAAGAAGAATGA
- a CDS encoding CDP-archaeol synthase, with protein MLSILALYITLMPVILAGVLNMIFCKSSLLEAAYRPMDAGLVLKDGKRLFGANKTWKGFFGMIVWGALAQILWGLLLKSLPSLEKLHLVYAFYENTVLFNLVLGALLGLAYVLFELPNSFIKRRLKIREGKTAENGWKWTFIWIDQIDSLIGCIIFLLFYIPLSWQQMLGILILGAGTHLGVNRLLYWAKLRKNRM; from the coding sequence ATGCTCTCGATTCTTGCTTTATATATCACCCTGATGCCGGTCATTCTAGCTGGGGTTCTCAATATGATCTTTTGCAAGTCTTCACTGCTAGAGGCGGCTTATCGACCCATGGATGCTGGACTGGTTTTAAAGGACGGAAAGAGGCTGTTTGGGGCTAACAAGACCTGGAAAGGTTTCTTTGGCATGATTGTCTGGGGAGCTTTGGCTCAGATCCTTTGGGGCTTGCTCTTGAAGAGTCTTCCTAGTCTAGAGAAACTGCATTTAGTTTATGCCTTCTACGAAAATACCGTGCTGTTTAATCTGGTGCTTGGGGCTCTTTTGGGGCTGGCCTATGTTTTGTTTGAACTGCCCAATAGCTTTATCAAGCGCCGTTTGAAAATCAGAGAGGGCAAGACGGCGGAGAATGGCTGGAAATGGACATTTATCTGGATTGACCAGATTGATTCCTTGATTGGCTGTATTATTTTCTTGCTTTTCTATATCCCTCTGTCTTGGCAGCAGATGTTGGGCATTCTAATCCTAGGGGCGGGTACGCATCTGGGAGTCAATCGTCTGCTCTACTGGGCTAAGCTTAGAAAAAATCGTATGTGA
- the dtd gene encoding D-aminoacyl-tRNA deacylase, whose protein sequence is MKIVIQRVKRAQVSIDQQLHNSIGQGLLLLVGVGPDDSQEDMDYAVRKIVNMRIFSDAEDKMNLSVQDIGGEILSISQFTLHADTKKGNRPAFTGAAKPDMASPFYDMFNQLLVEQVPVKTGVFGADMQVELVNDGPVTILLDTKNR, encoded by the coding sequence ATGAAAATTGTCATTCAGCGCGTCAAACGTGCTCAGGTCAGTATTGACCAGCAGCTGCACAACAGCATTGGACAAGGTCTCCTGCTCTTGGTAGGTGTCGGGCCTGATGATAGTCAGGAAGATATGGACTATGCGGTCAGGAAGATTGTCAATATGCGGATTTTTTCCGATGCGGAAGATAAGATGAATCTTTCTGTTCAAGATATTGGAGGGGAAATTCTTTCCATTTCCCAATTTACCCTCCATGCAGATACCAAAAAGGGAAATCGGCCAGCCTTTACAGGTGCAGCCAAGCCGGATATGGCTAGTCCCTTTTATGACATGTTTAACCAGCTGTTAGTTGAGCAAGTGCCAGTCAAGACGGGCGTGTTCGGAGCAGATATGCAGGTTGAATTGGTAAATGATGGACCAGTGACCATTCTGCTAGACACTAAAAATAGATGA